From Chromohalobacter canadensis, one genomic window encodes:
- a CDS encoding LysR family transcriptional regulator: protein MHDLDELTAFASVMASGSLTSSARELGLAKSTLSRRISQLEERLGQPLLRRQANRLLPTEAGTLFLAYSQQILHLAEQGQQALDDLRADVSGELTVEVHNAFARGWFSQQMEDFVARHPGVRLNLHTRLTPPTGPEDETLCLWLGDVADCGLRQETLGYMRRGVYAHPDYFRRHGMPHHPRELTEHAWVDLLGTSEQGVTLHHAREGETRITLPPSRLHVDQYVLHIDAIARGRGLGLLPHWMAEKRLQHHPGSLAPCLAEWAPSSLPITLLYPFGRLPRKSVTLLEQIRQTVPESWRLHSPIPPERVFTLD, encoded by the coding sequence ATGCACGATCTCGATGAACTGACCGCGTTCGCCTCGGTCATGGCGTCCGGCAGTCTGACTTCTAGTGCCCGCGAACTGGGGCTAGCGAAGTCGACCCTCAGTCGACGTATAAGTCAGTTGGAGGAACGGCTGGGCCAGCCGCTACTTCGGCGACAAGCCAACCGACTGCTTCCCACCGAAGCCGGTACGCTGTTTCTCGCCTACAGCCAGCAGATCCTGCATCTCGCTGAGCAAGGCCAGCAGGCACTCGACGACTTGCGCGCGGATGTCAGCGGAGAATTGACGGTCGAGGTGCATAATGCCTTCGCGCGTGGCTGGTTCAGCCAGCAAATGGAGGATTTCGTGGCACGTCACCCAGGCGTGCGCCTGAACCTGCATACCCGTTTGACCCCGCCTACGGGCCCCGAAGACGAAACCCTGTGCCTGTGGCTAGGCGACGTCGCCGACTGCGGCCTGCGTCAGGAGACGCTCGGCTACATGCGTCGCGGGGTCTACGCGCATCCCGACTACTTCCGGCGCCATGGCATGCCTCACCACCCCCGCGAACTGACCGAACACGCCTGGGTCGACCTGCTTGGCACCAGCGAACAAGGCGTAACGTTGCATCACGCCCGTGAAGGAGAGACCCGGATCACACTGCCACCGTCACGCCTGCACGTGGATCAATACGTGCTGCATATCGATGCCATCGCGCGGGGGCGCGGCCTAGGCCTTCTTCCCCACTGGATGGCCGAGAAACGCCTGCAGCATCATCCCGGCAGCCTGGCGCCTTGCCTCGCAGAATGGGCGCCCTCATCGCTTCCCATCACCCTGCTCTATCCATTCGGACGTTTGCCCCGCAAGAGCGTTACGCTTCTCGAGCAGATCCGCCAGACCGTTCCAGAGAGCTGGCGCCTGCATTCGCCTATCCCGCCCGAGCGCGTTTTCACGCTAGACTGA
- a CDS encoding DUF1656 domain-containing protein: MGLKEIAAGGIYLSPLLIYALLGFIGALIVRTVLHRLVGQHIPWFEAWFDAALFVIITAAVAFAFSSTAGIV, translated from the coding sequence ATGGGTCTCAAGGAAATCGCTGCCGGGGGTATTTATCTCAGTCCGCTGCTCATCTATGCCTTGTTAGGCTTCATCGGCGCACTCATCGTGCGTACCGTGTTGCACCGACTCGTCGGGCAACATATCCCGTGGTTCGAAGCGTGGTTCGATGCCGCCTTGTTCGTCATCATTACCGCCGCCGTCGCCTTTGCCTTCTCGTCCACAGCTGGAATCGTTTAA
- a CDS encoding efflux RND transporter periplasmic adaptor subunit: MRTPLRMLITLVVVALAVAAGVWLWHYYLYTPWTRDGRVRADVVTIAPDVSGWVRQLPVSDTQQVEQGDTLFQIDQARYQTAVNKAQAVVALNQAQLELKRHEENRRNNLSNQAISSENREVARIDTRVAKANLDEAQANLESAQLDLKRTVVEAPADGHILNLRLTEGNYVSAGNAVMALVKSDSYYVTGYFEETKMSRIEEGDVARITLMNDDTELRGHVAGIGRGIADSNTSPNDQLLPQVEPTFNWVRLAQRIPVRIELDDVPEGTLLSAGMTATIHVVDDTDAD, translated from the coding sequence ATGCGCACACCGCTACGCATGCTGATCACTCTCGTTGTCGTGGCACTGGCCGTCGCTGCCGGCGTCTGGCTTTGGCATTATTACCTTTATACGCCGTGGACCCGCGATGGTCGCGTTCGCGCCGACGTCGTCACGATCGCCCCGGATGTTTCCGGCTGGGTGCGCCAATTGCCAGTAAGTGATACACAACAAGTCGAGCAAGGCGACACCCTGTTCCAGATCGATCAGGCGCGTTACCAAACTGCCGTCAACAAGGCCCAGGCCGTGGTCGCGTTGAACCAGGCGCAGTTGGAGCTCAAACGACACGAGGAGAACCGGCGCAACAACTTGAGCAATCAGGCCATCAGCAGCGAGAATCGTGAAGTCGCGCGCATCGATACCCGCGTGGCAAAAGCCAATCTCGACGAGGCCCAGGCCAACCTGGAAAGCGCCCAGCTCGACCTGAAGCGCACCGTGGTCGAGGCGCCCGCCGACGGGCATATCCTCAATCTGCGTCTTACCGAGGGCAACTACGTCTCGGCCGGCAATGCGGTGATGGCGCTGGTCAAATCGGATTCCTACTATGTGACCGGGTATTTCGAAGAGACCAAGATGTCGCGGATCGAGGAAGGCGACGTCGCCAGGATCACGCTGATGAACGACGACACCGAGCTACGCGGCCATGTCGCCGGCATCGGCCGAGGCATCGCCGACAGCAACACCTCACCCAACGACCAGCTGTTGCCCCAGGTCGAGCCGACCTTCAACTGGGTACGGCTGGCACAACGCATCCCGGTGCGCATCGAACTCGACGACGTTCCCGAGGGGACGCTGCTGAGTGCCGGAATGACGGCCACGATCCATGTCGTCGACGACACGGACGCAGACTGA
- a CDS encoding FUSC family protein: MSPWIETYLTPSKTSLQFAAKTTLAMLLALYIALWCDLDRPYWALISAAFLQIRPMSGMVVEKGICQIGGTLIGALVGIVIMALFAQARVPALIALTLWIMFCAYGSSLLRNNFAFGCIMGAVTAMLIVVISANQPPSGIFDIAVARLSELGLGALCATLVSALLWPTRVKEHLAGQADEVINQAFTHAGQRLDASDDAAAMQQSLTASLEPLTMLETDSQAARYEGPDGNGRMRATHVLTRRTLRFFATLGALYQLLHDHRERISAPLHQLANEIADGFRNAEHVKGVPAARRQLQDLRKRAHGYADTQLDPLQRRVLLALREVLGHAMIMLDAREAIAHPGRKQLRGGSLSWHRDHLVALLNAGRAGLVFSCLAVFWLQTHWNNGQVAMLLGTLFSAFFATRDNPVTICMMFFKGMLAALPSAFLFGHVLLSQANGFPMLAMLFVTPLFLGLLGASNPRLMGYCLAFTIFNILLTMPGNGMDFSFDSFANRAIAVIVGLSAVVMGFRLIPGLGAPIRRRRLIGAISHDLRHIGDLPLHEEESRFSGRMADRLLQLARHDDMLPEDHRHLFMIGLNGLDLGRSCLRLRHRLDDAAPPVRDAMRHLLTTLAAAFEDSAHGRAPQGIQAAGRALDDALVRHGDIEEDWRWLLAGLVERLELTLARQANVMAERLTPVPAA, from the coding sequence ATGTCGCCCTGGATCGAGACCTACCTGACGCCCTCGAAGACATCGCTGCAGTTCGCCGCCAAGACCACCCTGGCGATGCTGCTGGCGCTGTACATCGCCTTGTGGTGCGATCTCGACCGCCCCTACTGGGCGCTGATCTCGGCGGCGTTCCTGCAGATCCGGCCGATGAGCGGCATGGTCGTCGAGAAAGGCATTTGCCAGATCGGTGGCACGCTCATCGGTGCGCTGGTCGGCATCGTCATCATGGCCTTATTTGCCCAGGCGCGCGTGCCCGCTCTGATTGCGCTGACGCTATGGATCATGTTCTGCGCCTACGGCAGCTCGCTGTTGCGCAATAACTTCGCTTTCGGCTGCATCATGGGTGCCGTCACGGCGATGCTGATCGTGGTGATTTCCGCCAACCAGCCCCCCAGCGGCATCTTCGACATCGCCGTGGCGCGACTCTCCGAACTCGGTCTCGGGGCGCTCTGCGCCACCCTGGTCAGCGCCCTGCTGTGGCCCACGCGCGTCAAGGAGCATCTCGCCGGGCAGGCCGACGAGGTCATCAACCAGGCCTTCACGCATGCCGGACAGCGGCTGGACGCCAGCGATGACGCTGCCGCCATGCAGCAGTCGCTGACCGCCAGTCTCGAGCCGCTGACGATGCTCGAAACCGACAGCCAGGCGGCCCGCTACGAAGGACCCGACGGCAACGGGCGCATGCGCGCCACCCACGTGCTGACGCGGCGTACGTTGCGTTTCTTCGCCACGCTGGGCGCGCTTTATCAGTTGCTGCACGATCATCGCGAGCGCATCAGCGCGCCCCTGCACCAGTTGGCCAACGAAATCGCCGACGGCTTTCGCAACGCCGAGCACGTGAAAGGCGTGCCCGCCGCACGCCGCCAACTACAGGACCTGCGCAAGCGCGCTCACGGCTATGCCGACACGCAACTCGACCCCTTGCAGCGCCGTGTGCTTCTGGCGCTGCGCGAGGTACTCGGTCATGCCATGATCATGCTCGACGCGCGCGAGGCCATCGCCCACCCGGGGCGTAAACAACTACGCGGCGGCTCGCTTTCCTGGCACCGTGATCATCTGGTGGCGCTGCTCAACGCCGGCCGCGCAGGGCTGGTCTTCTCATGCCTGGCGGTGTTCTGGCTGCAGACCCACTGGAACAACGGCCAGGTGGCCATGCTGCTCGGCACCCTGTTCTCGGCCTTCTTCGCCACGCGCGACAACCCCGTGACGATCTGCATGATGTTCTTCAAGGGCATGCTGGCAGCGTTGCCCAGTGCCTTCCTGTTCGGGCATGTCCTGCTGTCGCAGGCCAACGGCTTTCCCATGCTCGCCATGCTGTTCGTCACGCCCCTGTTCCTGGGGCTGCTCGGCGCCTCCAACCCTCGGTTGATGGGTTACTGCCTGGCCTTCACCATCTTCAATATCCTGCTGACCATGCCGGGCAACGGCATGGACTTTTCCTTCGACAGCTTCGCCAACCGCGCCATCGCCGTGATCGTCGGGTTGAGCGCCGTGGTGATGGGCTTCCGCCTGATTCCGGGTCTCGGGGCACCGATCCGGCGCCGCCGCCTGATCGGCGCCATCAGCCATGACCTGCGCCACATCGGCGACTTGCCCCTGCACGAGGAAGAAAGCCGTTTCAGCGGGCGCATGGCCGATCGCCTGCTGCAATTGGCGCGCCATGACGACATGCTGCCCGAGGATCACCGCCATTTGTTCATGATCGGCCTCAACGGGCTCGATCTGGGACGTTCCTGCCTGCGCCTGCGCCATCGCCTGGACGATGCCGCGCCGCCCGTGCGTGACGCCATGCGGCACTTGCTGACCACCCTCGCCGCCGCGTTCGAGGACAGCGCCCACGGCCGCGCGCCACAGGGCATCCAGGCGGCCGGACGAGCGCTGGATGACGCGCTCGTCCGCCATGGCGATATCGAGGAGGATTGGCGGTGGCTACTGGCAGGGCTGGTCGAGCGGCTCGAGCTCACCCTGGCGCGTCAGGCCAATGTCATGGCCGAGCGACTGACACCGGTACCCGCCGCCTGA
- a CDS encoding GNAT family acetyltransferase, whose protein sequence is MQIRAFRDTDEAAIIALWERCGLTRPWNDPRRDIARKLAEDPRLFLVGERDGDVMASAMAGYDGHRGWVHYLAIHPDHQGQGHGMSLLAAVERALQARGCPKLMLMVRNEHPTLIDYYRRQGYDDGDFVTLGKRLIADD, encoded by the coding sequence ATGCAGATTCGAGCTTTCCGCGACACCGACGAAGCGGCCATCATTGCGCTCTGGGAACGCTGCGGCCTGACGCGTCCGTGGAACGATCCACGCCGCGACATCGCACGCAAGCTTGCGGAAGACCCGCGCCTGTTTCTGGTCGGCGAACGGGACGGTGACGTGATGGCGAGCGCCATGGCGGGATACGACGGGCACCGCGGCTGGGTACACTACCTCGCGATCCACCCCGATCATCAGGGGCAAGGGCACGGCATGTCTCTGCTCGCGGCCGTGGAGCGCGCCTTACAAGCCCGGGGCTGCCCGAAGCTAATGCTGATGGTCCGCAACGAGCACCCAACGCTGATCGACTACTATCGCCGCCAAGGGTACGACGATGGCGACTTCGTGACCCTTGGCAAGCGTTTGATCGCCGACGACTGA
- a CDS encoding SDR family NAD(P)-dependent oxidoreductase — protein MSDIVLITGATSGFGRAAARRFAEAGWSLILTGRRAERLADLEKELGGKVPVHTAVLDVRDADAVKDVITALPEGFRAVKALINNAGLALAPQPAQKADLDDWHTMIDTNIKGLVNVTHAVLPTLIETGAGASIVNLGSVAGQWPYPGSHVYGASKAFVQQFTYNLRCDLQGTGVRVTDIAPGMAETEFTLVRTGGDQAASDKLYGDTTPLEAEDIAELIFYTASLPAHVNVNRLEVMPTRQAWSAFAVDRD, from the coding sequence ATGAGCGATATCGTATTGATTACCGGGGCGACATCAGGGTTCGGGCGCGCTGCAGCACGGCGTTTCGCCGAGGCCGGCTGGTCGTTGATCCTCACCGGTCGGCGCGCGGAACGTCTCGCGGATCTCGAGAAGGAGCTCGGTGGCAAGGTGCCCGTGCATACGGCGGTGCTCGACGTGCGGGATGCCGACGCGGTCAAGGACGTCATCACGGCGTTGCCGGAAGGATTTCGTGCGGTCAAGGCGTTGATCAACAACGCGGGCCTGGCCTTGGCACCGCAGCCGGCGCAGAAGGCGGACCTGGACGATTGGCATACCATGATCGATACCAACATCAAGGGGCTGGTCAACGTCACCCACGCGGTTCTGCCCACTTTGATCGAGACCGGCGCCGGGGCGAGCATCGTCAACCTGGGGTCGGTCGCCGGCCAATGGCCGTATCCGGGCAGTCATGTCTATGGGGCGAGCAAGGCTTTCGTGCAGCAGTTCACTTACAACCTACGTTGTGATCTGCAAGGTACCGGCGTGCGGGTGACCGACATTGCCCCGGGCATGGCCGAAACCGAGTTCACGCTGGTGCGCACCGGCGGCGATCAGGCGGCCTCCGACAAGCTTTACGGCGACACCACGCCGCTCGAGGCCGAGGATATCGCTGAATTGATCTTCTACACGGCCTCGCTGCCGGCGCACGTCAATGTCAATCGCCTCGAAGTCATGCCGACACGCCAGGCGTGGTCGGCCTTCGCCGTCGACCGCGATTGA
- a CDS encoding glutathione S-transferase N-terminal domain-containing protein, producing the protein MALQMYDLSGRDERLRFSPYCWRVRYALAHKGLECDFIPWRFTQKEAIEFSGQGKVPVLVDGEATVTDSYEIFRYLDRVYPEKPLLGDDASESRARFFKFYSERALAPGILRTVIMDLFNAVHPDDQAYFRETREKALGRSLEEMHAPSKGLSALDAALEPLRGRLEEADFLDGDAPGGADYLIFGHFMWARCVSTADLVSNADPVYAWIERMLDLHGGVGRNATRIVDIEGGYPG; encoded by the coding sequence ATGGCGTTGCAGATGTACGATTTGAGCGGGCGTGACGAGCGGCTGCGGTTTTCGCCTTACTGCTGGCGTGTGCGCTATGCACTGGCACACAAGGGGTTGGAATGCGATTTCATTCCATGGCGCTTCACGCAGAAGGAAGCGATCGAGTTCTCGGGACAAGGCAAGGTGCCGGTGCTCGTCGACGGCGAGGCCACGGTCACCGATAGCTATGAAATCTTCCGCTATCTGGATCGTGTGTATCCTGAAAAACCGTTGCTGGGCGACGATGCGTCGGAGTCACGGGCGCGTTTTTTCAAGTTCTACAGCGAGCGGGCGCTGGCGCCGGGAATTCTGCGCACCGTCATCATGGACTTGTTCAATGCCGTGCATCCCGACGATCAAGCATATTTTCGTGAAACGCGTGAAAAGGCGCTGGGCCGTAGCCTCGAAGAAATGCATGCGCCCAGCAAAGGGCTCTCGGCACTCGATGCGGCCCTCGAGCCGTTGCGTGGGCGTCTGGAAGAGGCTGATTTTCTCGATGGCGACGCGCCCGGCGGTGCCGATTACCTGATCTTCGGCCATTTCATGTGGGCACGGTGTGTCTCGACGGCGGACCTCGTCTCCAATGCCGACCCGGTCTACGCCTGGATCGAGCGCATGCTGGACCTGCATGGTGGCGTAGGGCGCAACGCCACGCGCATCGTCGACATCGAAGGCGGCTATCCCGGCTGA
- a CDS encoding L-lactate permease, translated as MNQTLLSLLAFLPLVLAGVLLIGFRVQAKTAMPAVFVVTALIALLAWDMTFTRVLASTFQGLILTVAILWIIFGAILLLNTLKRSGGIAAIRNGFSDISPDRRVQAIIVAWLFGCFIEGASGFGTPAAVAAPLMVALGFPALAAVVVGMMIQSTPVSFGAVGTPIVVGVSGGLDKAGISETLSAGGASWETYFQLITSEVAITHAIVGLLMPLIMVTVMARFFGERRSWRDGLEVAPFALFAGISFVVPYALAGVLLGPEFPSMIGAMVGLAIVVPAAKKGFLLPKTTWDFPDSTTWPDEWLGNLEIKMDQVAGKAPMSVFMGWVPYVLLAVLLVISRTVEPVKEALVSLSIGWRNILGESDIAGSLEPLYLPGGILVIVVLITVLLHRMRGQQVKEAFSESTRTLLGAGFVLLFTIPMVRILINSGVNGADLVSMPVAMAQLVADGVGHVYPLFAPAVGALGAFIAGSNTISNLMLSDFQFNVAEQLGLSTAMMVALQAVGAAAGNMIAIHNVVAASATVGLLGREGTTLRKTILPTIYYVLFAGIIGLIAFCVIGVSDPLMG; from the coding sequence ATGAATCAAACGCTGCTCTCGCTACTCGCCTTCCTGCCATTGGTGCTGGCCGGCGTCCTGCTGATTGGCTTCCGCGTTCAGGCCAAGACCGCCATGCCTGCGGTTTTCGTGGTCACCGCGCTGATCGCCCTGCTGGCCTGGGACATGACCTTCACCCGGGTGCTGGCCTCGACCTTTCAAGGTCTGATACTGACCGTGGCAATCCTGTGGATCATCTTCGGCGCCATCCTGCTGCTCAACACCTTGAAACGCTCGGGTGGCATCGCGGCTATTCGTAATGGCTTCTCGGATATCAGCCCCGACCGACGCGTCCAAGCGATTATCGTCGCCTGGCTCTTCGGTTGCTTCATCGAGGGCGCCTCTGGGTTCGGCACTCCCGCTGCCGTCGCCGCGCCACTAATGGTGGCTCTCGGCTTCCCCGCCCTGGCCGCCGTGGTGGTGGGCATGATGATCCAATCCACCCCGGTCTCCTTCGGCGCCGTGGGCACCCCCATCGTGGTCGGTGTTAGCGGTGGGCTCGATAAAGCCGGCATTAGCGAGACGCTTTCAGCGGGTGGCGCCAGTTGGGAAACCTACTTCCAGCTGATTACCTCGGAGGTCGCCATTACCCATGCCATCGTGGGCCTGCTAATGCCACTGATCATGGTGACCGTAATGGCACGCTTCTTCGGTGAGCGACGCTCCTGGCGAGACGGCCTGGAAGTCGCGCCTTTCGCACTCTTCGCGGGCATCAGCTTCGTCGTGCCCTATGCACTGGCCGGCGTTCTGCTGGGACCAGAATTTCCATCCATGATCGGCGCCATGGTCGGGCTGGCCATTGTCGTACCCGCCGCCAAGAAAGGCTTCTTGCTGCCCAAGACGACATGGGATTTCCCCGACAGCACGACCTGGCCGGACGAATGGCTGGGGAACCTGGAGATCAAGATGGATCAGGTCGCCGGCAAGGCACCGATGTCGGTCTTCATGGGCTGGGTGCCCTACGTGCTGCTGGCCGTCCTGCTGGTCATCTCGCGCACTGTAGAACCGGTCAAAGAAGCACTCGTGTCGCTGAGCATCGGTTGGCGCAACATACTCGGCGAGAGTGATATCGCCGGCAGCCTAGAACCGCTCTATCTGCCCGGCGGGATTCTCGTCATCGTCGTATTGATCACGGTACTGCTGCACCGCATGCGCGGCCAGCAAGTCAAAGAGGCTTTCTCCGAATCGACTCGCACGCTTCTGGGCGCCGGTTTCGTGCTGTTGTTCACCATTCCCATGGTGCGCATCCTGATCAACTCCGGCGTCAATGGCGCCGACCTGGTATCAATGCCGGTGGCCATGGCACAGCTCGTGGCCGATGGCGTGGGACATGTCTACCCACTCTTTGCCCCCGCCGTCGGGGCGTTGGGTGCTTTCATCGCCGGCTCCAACACGATTTCCAATCTGATGCTGTCGGACTTCCAGTTCAACGTCGCCGAACAGCTGGGGCTCTCCACGGCGATGATGGTTGCGCTACAGGCGGTCGGCGCTGCCGCCGGCAACATGATCGCCATTCACAACGTGGTGGCCGCCTCGGCGACGGTGGGCCTGCTGGGACGCGAGGGCACGACCCTGCGCAAGACCATTCTGCCGACCATCTACTATGTGCTATTCGCCGGCATCATCGGTCTGATCGCCTTCTGCGTGATCGGCGTGAGCGACCCGCTCATGGGTTAG
- the glcD gene encoding glycolate oxidase subunit GlcD — MNILFDERLDGTLPAIDKDALVTHLTAHLPNMTLLHREEDLRPFECDGLSAYRVLPMLVALPDTLEQVEALLGICHAQGVPVVTRGAGTGLSGGALPLEKGVLLVMSRFSRILDIDPEARTARVQPGVRNLAISEAAAPHGLYYAPDPSSQIACSIGGNVAENAGGVHCLKYGLTVHNVLAVNILTIEGEHITLGSEALDTPGFDLLALFTGSEGMLGVITEITVKLLPKPEVAKVLMASFDDVEKAGKAVGDIIAAGIIPGGLEMMDRLAIQAAENFVKAGYPLEAEAILLCELDGVEADVHDDCETVRRVLETAGATDIRLARDDAERATFWAGRKNAFPAVGRMSPDYYCMDGTIPRRELPRVLKGIADLSATHGLRVANVFHAGDGNMHPLILFDANAPGELALAEEVGGKILELCVEVGGSITGEHGVGREKINQMCAQFNSDEITVFHAVKAAFDPLGLLNPGKNIPTLARCAEFGAMHVHQGQLPHPELPRF, encoded by the coding sequence ATGAACATCCTCTTTGACGAACGCCTGGACGGCACGCTGCCGGCGATCGACAAGGATGCCCTTGTCACGCATCTGACCGCGCACCTCCCCAACATGACGCTGCTGCATCGCGAGGAGGACCTGCGCCCCTTCGAATGCGACGGCCTCTCGGCATATCGCGTGCTGCCCATGCTCGTGGCACTGCCCGATACCCTGGAGCAGGTGGAAGCCCTGCTCGGCATCTGTCACGCCCAAGGCGTTCCGGTGGTCACGCGCGGCGCGGGCACCGGCCTCTCCGGTGGCGCCCTGCCCCTCGAAAAGGGAGTGCTGCTGGTGATGTCCCGCTTCAGCCGCATTCTCGACATCGACCCCGAGGCCCGCACCGCACGCGTGCAACCCGGTGTGCGCAACCTGGCGATTTCCGAGGCGGCTGCGCCCCATGGGCTGTATTACGCACCCGACCCTTCGTCGCAGATCGCCTGCTCGATCGGCGGCAACGTGGCCGAGAACGCCGGGGGCGTGCACTGCCTCAAGTACGGGCTGACCGTGCACAACGTGCTCGCGGTGAACATCCTGACCATCGAAGGGGAGCACATCACGCTCGGCAGCGAGGCCCTGGATACGCCGGGCTTCGATCTGCTGGCGCTGTTCACGGGCTCCGAAGGCATGCTCGGCGTGATCACCGAAATCACCGTCAAATTGCTACCCAAGCCCGAGGTCGCCAAGGTATTGATGGCCAGCTTCGACGACGTCGAGAAGGCCGGCAAGGCAGTGGGTGACATCATCGCCGCGGGCATCATTCCCGGCGGCCTGGAAATGATGGACCGGCTGGCCATTCAAGCCGCCGAGAACTTCGTCAAGGCCGGCTACCCGTTAGAGGCCGAGGCCATCCTGCTGTGCGAACTGGATGGCGTGGAAGCCGACGTTCACGATGACTGCGAAACGGTTCGCCGAGTGCTCGAGACCGCCGGCGCGACCGACATTCGGCTGGCCCGTGACGACGCCGAGCGCGCCACCTTCTGGGCCGGACGCAAGAACGCTTTCCCCGCGGTGGGACGCATGTCGCCCGACTACTATTGCATGGACGGCACCATTCCCCGACGCGAGTTGCCGCGCGTGCTCAAGGGCATCGCCGACCTCTCGGCAACCCACGGCCTGCGCGTGGCCAATGTCTTCCATGCCGGCGACGGCAACATGCACCCGCTGATCCTGTTCGATGCCAATGCGCCGGGAGAACTGGCACTGGCCGAGGAAGTCGGCGGCAAGATCCTCGAACTCTGCGTCGAGGTCGGCGGCAGCATTACCGGCGAGCATGGCGTGGGGCGCGAAAAGATCAACCAGATGTGCGCCCAGTTCAACTCCGACGAGATCACGGTCTTTCATGCCGTCAAGGCCGCCTTCGACCCGCTCGGGCTGCTCAATCCCGGCAAGAACATTCCGACGCTGGCGCGCTGCGCCGAATTCGGCGCCATGCACGTTCACCAGGGGCAATTGCCACACCCCGAGTTGCCGCGTTTCTAA